TGGCCGCGGCGTTCGCTGGCGTGCTGAACCGGCCGCGATAAACCCGGCCGGGCGCACCAGAGGGTTCCATGGCGATGGCTTCCTCTGCGGCGCGGACCCAGGCACCCTGGTCGGCCTCATTGCCTCGGAGACCCCTGCATGCGCCTGACCAGCAACAGCATCGAAAACGGTAAGCCCATCGCGGTGGAATTTGCCGCCGGAACGCCCGAGGGCTTTGCCCCCAACCGCAACCCGCATCTGGCCTGGAGCGAGGTGCCGGGCGGCACGCAGTCGTTCGCGCTGCTGTGCCTGGACCCGGATGTGCCGACCGTGCCGGAAACCGTGGGTCGCGACGACGTGCAGATCCCGGTCGATCAGCCACGCACCGATTTTGTGCATTGGGCGATGGCCGACATCCCCGCCGACGTGCATGAGATCGCCGCAGGCAGCTGCAGCGACGGCTTCGTGCCCAAGGGCAAGCAGCAGCCGGCCGGCCCGGCCGGTGCGCGCCAGGGCCTGAATTCGTATACCGAATGGTTTGCCGGCAATGCCGACATGGCTGGCAATTATCTGGGCTACGACGGCCCGTACCCGCCGTTCAACGACCTGCGTGTGCACCGCTATTTCTTCCGCGTGTTTGCGCTGGACGTGGCGCAGCTCAGCCTGCCCGAGACCTTCACCGCGGCCGATGTGCTGTCGGCGATCCAGGGCCACGTATTGGCCGAGGCGGCGTTGCACGGCACCTACACGCTGAATCCGGCGCTGCGCTGACGGTAACGCACGGTCCTGCGCCACGGGTCAGGTCGGCGTGGGGCCGGTTGCGGCCCATGGTGACCTGGTGCGTGCGGCGTCAATCGCACGCTCGCCGCCACACCGGGTCAACCGCTGGCTTCGATCATCTGCTCGAGCACGTACACCGGCGCGCCGTCCGTGCCTGCGGCGGCCGGGTAGCGGGTGACCCGCAGCAGGGTGCGGATGCCGGCTTCGTGCTCGAAGCCTTCGATCTTGCTCTCCAAGAC
The window above is part of the Xanthomonas cassavae CFBP 4642 genome. Proteins encoded here:
- a CDS encoding YbhB/YbcL family Raf kinase inhibitor-like protein: MRLTSNSIENGKPIAVEFAAGTPEGFAPNRNPHLAWSEVPGGTQSFALLCLDPDVPTVPETVGRDDVQIPVDQPRTDFVHWAMADIPADVHEIAAGSCSDGFVPKGKQQPAGPAGARQGLNSYTEWFAGNADMAGNYLGYDGPYPPFNDLRVHRYFFRVFALDVAQLSLPETFTAADVLSAIQGHVLAEAALHGTYTLNPALR